Proteins encoded by one window of Halococcus agarilyticus:
- a CDS encoding preprotein translocase subunit Sec61beta encodes MSSGENSGGLMSSAGLVRYFDAEDRNAIRIDPKTVVAFGVAFGVLILVLNVL; translated from the coding sequence ATGAGCAGCGGCGAGAACTCCGGCGGACTGATGTCGAGTGCGGGCCTGGTCAGGTACTTCGATGCCGAGGACCGAAACGCGATCCGGATCGATCCCAAGACCGTGGTGGCGTTCGGCGTGGCGTTCGGGGTGCTGATCCTCGTTTTGAACGTGCTGTAA
- the pdxT gene encoding pyridoxal 5'-phosphate synthase glutaminase subunit PdxT: MTLTAGVIAVQGDFREHAAAIERAARAHGERVETVEIHTAGTVPDCDLLLLPGGESTAISAHLHREGIAAEIASHVAAGKPLLATCAGLIVAAADAGDDRVDTLGLIDATVDRNAFGRQRDSFETHLDVTGLDEPFPAVFIRAPRVASVGDTEVLASFDGHPVAVRDGPVVGTAFHPELTDDARVHGLAFFETVTV, from the coding sequence ATGACTCTCACAGCCGGCGTGATCGCGGTCCAGGGCGACTTCCGTGAGCACGCTGCCGCGATCGAGCGCGCGGCGCGCGCCCACGGCGAGCGCGTCGAGACGGTCGAGATCCACACCGCGGGCACGGTGCCCGACTGTGACCTCCTCCTCCTTCCCGGCGGCGAATCCACCGCCATCTCGGCGCACCTCCACCGCGAGGGGATCGCGGCGGAGATCGCATCTCACGTCGCGGCGGGCAAGCCGTTGCTCGCGACGTGTGCGGGACTGATCGTCGCTGCCGCCGATGCGGGCGACGACCGGGTCGACACGCTCGGCCTGATCGACGCAACCGTCGATCGCAACGCCTTCGGCCGCCAGCGCGACAGCTTCGAGACCCACCTCGACGTCACCGGATTGGACGAGCCGTTCCCGGCGGTGTTCATCCGTGCGCCGCGGGTCGCGTCGGTCGGCGACACAGAGGTGCTCGCGTCGTTCGACGGCCACCCCGTCGCGGTCCGTGACGGGCCGGTGGTCGGGACCGCGTTCCACCCCGAACTCACCGACGACGCGCGGGTTCACGGACTCGCCTTCTTCGAGACAGTCACGGTTTGA
- a CDS encoding carboxylate--amine ligase, translating to MNGRALVFDAERRQALVAIRSLGRRGIDVTAASGLRLNAGGASKYVDRRVRYPRPQDDPAAFVDRIEREVRTHDYDVLLPIADPTVAPVVEARHRLEPYAAIPFPEADTLRIGTDKKRTIEAAREAGVPHPKTLAPAELDVEEVADEIGYPVVVKPRQGAGRLGVSVCHTPGELEAAYANTPDHHHPLLLQEFVPNGGERGVYTLYNWSSELKAVTVQQRIRTDPPGGGTSTLRETVDDPGLISVTDDLLSGLGWQGVAMAEFRIDSRDGEPKLIEINPRLWGSLALSVGAGVDFPALLYELATTGDCETVLDYRSGVQARRLLGDIAHVIARKDRKAALREFLRPADGPRHHDVLSADDPGATAAYFAAEIGKFAQRRLFS from the coding sequence ATGAACGGACGCGCGCTCGTGTTCGATGCCGAGCGGCGACAGGCGCTGGTGGCGATCCGCTCGCTCGGTCGTCGAGGGATCGACGTGACCGCTGCATCGGGATTGCGGCTGAACGCCGGTGGCGCGTCGAAGTACGTCGATCGGCGGGTTCGATATCCGCGTCCCCAGGATGATCCGGCAGCGTTCGTCGATCGGATCGAGCGAGAGGTCCGTACTCACGACTACGACGTACTGCTCCCGATCGCCGATCCCACCGTCGCCCCCGTCGTGGAAGCCAGACATCGACTCGAACCGTACGCGGCGATCCCGTTTCCCGAGGCGGACACACTGCGCATCGGGACGGACAAGAAACGGACGATCGAAGCCGCACGCGAGGCGGGAGTGCCCCATCCGAAAACACTCGCGCCAGCGGAGCTCGACGTCGAGGAAGTGGCGGACGAGATCGGGTACCCCGTGGTCGTCAAGCCGCGGCAGGGAGCCGGTCGGCTCGGTGTTTCCGTCTGTCACACACCAGGCGAACTCGAGGCCGCCTACGCGAACACGCCCGATCACCACCACCCGCTGCTTCTCCAGGAGTTCGTTCCGAACGGGGGCGAGCGTGGTGTCTACACGCTCTACAACTGGTCGTCCGAACTCAAAGCGGTGACCGTACAGCAGCGGATTCGGACGGACCCACCCGGGGGTGGGACGAGCACGTTGCGTGAAACCGTCGACGATCCGGGCCTGATCTCGGTGACCGACGACCTCCTCTCCGGGCTCGGTTGGCAAGGGGTGGCGATGGCCGAGTTCCGTATCGACTCGCGCGATGGCGAACCGAAGCTCATCGAAATCAACCCTCGTCTCTGGGGAAGCCTCGCGCTCTCCGTCGGGGCGGGTGTGGACTTCCCCGCGCTGCTGTACGAGCTGGCGACCACGGGAGACTGCGAAACGGTACTCGACTATCGATCTGGCGTCCAGGCACGTCGGCTGCTGGGCGACATCGCTCACGTGATCGCCCGGAAGGACAGGAAGGCCGCTCTCAGGGAGTTCCTTCGTCCGGCCGATGGTCCACGTCACCACGACGTTCTCTCTGCTGATGATCCGGGTGCAACTGCAGCGTACTTCGCCGCCGAAATCGGCAAGTTCGCCCAGCGCCGACTGTTTTCGTAG
- a CDS encoding alpha,alpha-trehalose-phosphate synthase (UDP-forming), protein MAADAGGTDGTPPVTDDLILVSNRQPYTHSYEHDDAGERTISVNRPAGGLTAGLDPVMQETDGTWVAWGDGEADADVTDENGEVRMPPESEAYTLKRLWLSEEEVEGYYYGYSNRVLWPLCHGGTMKTEYVERYWQRYQQVNDRFAEAVAESASDDPLVWFQDYHFTLAPRAVRDALDDPFIMHFWHITWPGWDTFRACPQGKQLLEGLLGNDLLGFHVERYCENFLDCVDRALEDAFIDEDGGRINYEGHTTTVRAFPLGIDAESIHEESAAADASFEADIRSTYDIGADTTMVVGVDRLDYTKGIVERLEALERLWETEPDYQGSVTYIQKASESRSLIPDYQDLQQNVRETIERINDRFGTDDWQPVVYIDEFIPQSELCGLYRYSDVMLVSAVRDGMNLVAKEYVAAQVDDDGVLVLSDQAGAHEELGEYALTINPYDTESFADTIQQALAMDPDERRDRMAALREQVAAHDLYAWMDDVFETARDLREQRDHDGG, encoded by the coding sequence ATGGCGGCTGACGCTGGCGGGACGGACGGGACCCCGCCCGTCACCGACGACCTGATCCTCGTCTCGAACCGCCAACCGTACACACACAGCTACGAGCACGACGACGCGGGCGAGCGGACCATCAGCGTCAACCGGCCCGCCGGCGGGCTCACGGCCGGGCTCGATCCGGTGATGCAGGAGACCGACGGGACGTGGGTCGCGTGGGGCGACGGCGAGGCCGACGCCGACGTCACCGACGAAAACGGCGAGGTCCGGATGCCGCCCGAGTCCGAAGCCTACACCCTCAAACGCCTCTGGCTCTCCGAGGAGGAGGTCGAGGGGTACTACTACGGGTACAGCAATCGCGTGCTCTGGCCGCTGTGTCACGGCGGCACGATGAAGACCGAGTACGTCGAGCGCTACTGGCAGCGCTACCAGCAGGTCAACGACCGCTTCGCCGAGGCCGTCGCGGAATCGGCGAGCGACGACCCCCTCGTGTGGTTTCAGGATTACCACTTCACGCTCGCGCCACGCGCCGTGCGCGACGCGCTCGACGACCCCTTCATCATGCACTTCTGGCACATCACGTGGCCCGGCTGGGACACCTTCCGGGCGTGCCCGCAGGGCAAGCAACTGCTTGAGGGACTCCTCGGCAACGATCTGCTGGGGTTTCACGTCGAGCGCTACTGCGAGAACTTCCTCGACTGCGTGGATCGGGCCTTGGAGGACGCCTTCATCGACGAGGACGGTGGGCGGATCAACTACGAGGGTCACACTACGACTGTTCGAGCGTTCCCGCTCGGAATCGACGCCGAATCGATCCACGAGGAGAGCGCGGCCGCCGACGCGTCGTTCGAGGCCGACATCCGCTCGACGTACGACATCGGTGCCGACACGACGATGGTCGTCGGCGTCGACAGGTTGGATTACACCAAGGGGATCGTCGAGCGCCTCGAAGCGCTCGAACGGCTCTGGGAGACCGAACCCGACTACCAGGGCTCGGTGACCTACATCCAGAAGGCGAGCGAGAGCCGCTCGCTGATCCCGGACTACCAGGACCTCCAGCAGAACGTCCGGGAGACGATCGAGCGGATCAACGACCGCTTCGGCACCGACGACTGGCAGCCCGTGGTCTACATCGACGAGTTCATCCCCCAGTCCGAGCTCTGCGGGCTGTACCGCTACTCCGACGTCATGTTGGTGAGCGCGGTCCGCGACGGGATGAACCTCGTCGCGAAGGAGTACGTCGCGGCGCAGGTCGACGACGACGGCGTGTTGGTGCTCTCGGATCAGGCCGGTGCGCACGAGGAGCTCGGCGAGTACGCGCTCACGATCAACCCCTACGACACCGAGTCGTTCGCCGACACCATCCAACAGGCGCTCGCGATGGACCCTGACGAGCGCCGCGATCGGATGGCCGCGCTGCGCGAACAGGTCGCCGCCCACGACCTCTACGCGTGGATGGACGACGTGTTCGAGACCGCCCGTGACCTCCGCGAGCAACGCGATCACGATGGCGGGTGA
- a CDS encoding flippase has translation MLVGGTLGSSSKLVERVVIARVLSQSAYGEVALGISVMSLSTTVALVGLDTGIARYMSRLKTSREVRGVWVTGLIISLVVSVVLAALLLVGGSWIVGLLFEQPGSRELLTLFVLAIPFGVGFRIAIGAIRGLENTIYRTYARDLFYNGVRLGLIVALLLAGVGVSSAGYAYLFAGVATFVLAHLLLNRLLSLRGEITIRPKQLLLFSIPLVLSAMTSKLLGEVDTLMLGYFRTTAEVGVYDAAYQLAAGLPALMSSFGFLYMPLTSRLDAEGNHEEINSIYKVTTKWVYIAGFPIFLVFVGFSADVVALFFGETYAEGGTALWIIATGFFVSAAYGRAQDTLAAFGHTRVILWINVIAAVLNVLLNAVLIPRYGFLGAAMATALSFATLNGLAFAILWNSFGITPFSRWSTRTFVLLPLVLIPPVLLVSRTVTLSLVLFPLSGVLAGLATLGVVALTGCLQPEDEIPVELVENRLDVAIPVIRRFIPADD, from the coding sequence ATGTTGGTGGGTGGGACGCTGGGTTCTTCGTCGAAGCTCGTCGAGCGGGTCGTCATCGCACGCGTGCTGTCCCAGAGTGCGTACGGGGAGGTTGCGCTGGGGATCTCGGTGATGAGCCTCAGCACGACGGTCGCGCTCGTCGGCCTGGACACGGGGATCGCCCGGTACATGTCGCGGCTGAAGACGAGCCGGGAGGTGCGAGGCGTCTGGGTCACCGGCCTGATCATCTCTCTCGTCGTGTCCGTAGTCCTCGCTGCGCTCCTTCTCGTGGGCGGATCATGGATCGTGGGTCTCCTCTTCGAGCAACCTGGCTCTCGAGAACTGCTGACGCTGTTCGTTCTCGCGATCCCGTTCGGCGTCGGCTTTCGCATCGCCATCGGAGCGATCCGGGGACTCGAAAACACGATCTACCGCACCTACGCGCGCGACCTGTTCTACAACGGCGTGCGTCTCGGGCTGATCGTTGCGCTGTTGCTCGCCGGGGTCGGTGTGTCGTCGGCGGGATACGCCTATCTGTTCGCCGGCGTTGCGACGTTCGTCCTCGCGCACCTCCTCCTGAATCGGTTGCTTTCGCTCCGTGGCGAAATCACCATCAGGCCCAAGCAGTTGCTGCTGTTCTCGATCCCGTTGGTGCTCTCGGCGATGACGTCGAAGCTGCTCGGGGAGGTAGACACGCTCATGCTCGGGTACTTCAGGACGACAGCCGAGGTCGGGGTTTACGACGCTGCCTACCAGCTCGCGGCCGGGTTGCCCGCGCTGATGAGTTCGTTCGGGTTCCTCTACATGCCGCTCACGTCGCGGCTCGACGCCGAAGGCAATCACGAGGAGATCAACTCGATCTACAAGGTCACCACGAAGTGGGTCTACATCGCGGGGTTCCCGATCTTCCTCGTCTTCGTCGGGTTTTCGGCCGACGTCGTCGCCCTGTTCTTCGGCGAAACCTACGCCGAGGGCGGGACGGCGCTGTGGATCATCGCGACGGGATTCTTCGTCAGTGCTGCCTACGGCCGTGCGCAGGACACGCTCGCAGCGTTCGGCCACACCAGGGTCATCCTCTGGATCAACGTGATCGCTGCCGTTCTCAACGTCCTGCTGAACGCCGTTCTGATCCCTCGATACGGCTTTCTCGGGGCTGCGATGGCGACGGCGCTCTCGTTCGCGACGCTCAACGGTCTGGCGTTCGCCATCCTGTGGAACTCGTTCGGGATCACCCCGTTCTCCCGGTGGTCGACCCGAACGTTCGTGCTCCTGCCGCTCGTCCTGATTCCTCCCGTACTCCTCGTTTCACGGACGGTGACGCTGTCGCTCGTCCTGTTTCCCCTTTCGGGCGTCCTCGCAGGGCTCGCAACGCTGGGCGTCGTCGCTCTCACGGGCTGCCTGCAACCCGAAGACGAAATCCCGGTCGAGCTCGTCGAGAACCGTCTCGACGTCGCGATTCCGGTTATTCGGCGGTTCATCCCGGCTGACGACTGA
- a CDS encoding ribonuclease H family protein, whose product MAAYGRPTLRDLFDDSPTPHIAHPPRTHHREFYVATDGSFRARGGGLGVVIETRDGERVARLSLPDDPPDNNVAEYRALHLGLDVLAARTPPETRVGVLVDHDALAANANRTVLAARSDWRTHPVSVPADSRHHWRGIRARLREFGECRVARVPSARNPAHPLANAPDQYGHVNSEADRCVLPTPNLDRPDEVPPPSRADRPASD is encoded by the coding sequence ATGGCCGCCTACGGCCGGCCGACCCTCCGGGATCTGTTCGATGACTCGCCCACCCCCCACATCGCCCACCCCCCGCGGACCCACCACCGGGAGTTCTACGTCGCTACCGACGGCTCCTTTCGGGCGCGGGGCGGGGGTCTCGGCGTCGTGATCGAGACCCGCGACGGCGAGCGCGTCGCGCGGCTCTCCCTGCCCGACGACCCGCCGGACAACAACGTCGCCGAGTACCGCGCGCTCCACCTCGGCCTCGACGTGCTCGCCGCGCGCACACCCCCGGAGACCCGCGTCGGCGTCCTCGTGGATCACGACGCGCTCGCGGCGAACGCCAACCGGACTGTTCTCGCCGCCCGCTCGGACTGGCGCACCCACCCGGTGTCGGTCCCCGCCGATTCGCGCCACCACTGGCGCGGGATCCGTGCGCGCCTCCGGGAGTTCGGCGAGTGTCGCGTGGCGCGGGTTCCGAGCGCACGGAACCCCGCTCACCCGCTCGCCAACGCCCCCGATCAGTACGGTCACGTCAACAGCGAGGCCGACCGGTGTGTGCTCCCGACCCCGAACCTTGACCGCCCCGACGAAGTGCCACCGCCCTCGCGCGCCGACCGCCCCGCCAGCGACTGA
- a CDS encoding PIN domain-containing protein, with amino-acid sequence MILDSTFINDLVRQQPVATDKLAELIDTGTPIALSTLTVFEVGVGLRGEAERHRERFDGVVDEIDVVPFTAAAARHATATQRKLVDRGERIGEVDVLIAGTAVERDEGVLTRNVDEFGRIDALDIDSY; translated from the coding sequence GTGATCCTCGACTCGACGTTCATCAACGATCTCGTCCGACAGCAGCCAGTCGCGACCGACAAGCTTGCAGAACTGATCGACACGGGAACACCAATCGCGCTCTCGACGCTCACCGTTTTCGAGGTCGGGGTCGGTCTCCGTGGCGAAGCCGAACGGCACCGGGAGCGCTTCGATGGCGTCGTCGACGAGATCGACGTCGTCCCGTTCACAGCCGCTGCTGCCCGCCACGCCACAGCCACCCAGCGCAAACTCGTCGATCGGGGCGAGCGGATCGGCGAGGTCGACGTGCTGATCGCCGGGACCGCCGTCGAACGCGACGAAGGAGTCCTCACGCGCAACGTCGACGAGTTCGGACGTATCGACGCCCTCGACATCGACTCCTATTGA
- the trxA gene encoding thioredoxin has product MTVRLKDFYADWCGPCKTQDPILEEMEEDLNGDVEFEKIDVEADQEVANEYQVRSLPTLVIENDDGVVERFIGVTQRDELESAIEKAGA; this is encoded by the coding sequence ATGACTGTCCGGTTGAAAGACTTTTACGCGGACTGGTGTGGCCCCTGCAAGACCCAGGATCCGATCCTCGAGGAGATGGAGGAGGACCTGAACGGCGACGTCGAGTTCGAGAAGATCGACGTCGAGGCCGATCAGGAGGTCGCCAACGAGTATCAGGTGCGCTCGCTGCCGACGCTCGTGATCGAGAACGACGACGGCGTCGTCGAGCGGTTCATCGGCGTGACCCAGCGCGACGAGCTCGAAAGCGCGATCGAGAAAGCCGGCGCGTAG
- a CDS encoding bacterio-opsin activator domain-containing protein, whose translation MSVIAEFSIPAEEFALYETLERRPELTFNIDRVVAHNTTQVVPFVRMTQGKLEGLTEILEADSSVEEVELFGETDDECFYRLVWNDTAQVIGYMVNGHGATVQEATATDGEWHLRVLFPERNGLSATNEYAEESEFTLDVKRIYGVDGFEKAQYDLTEAQHDALTAAVEQGYYEIPREVNAKELAAEFGVSHQALSERFRRATKSLVTSTLLVDEDEGN comes from the coding sequence GTGTCGGTAATCGCGGAGTTCAGTATCCCGGCGGAGGAGTTCGCGCTCTACGAGACGCTCGAACGCCGGCCGGAGCTGACGTTCAACATCGATCGCGTGGTCGCCCACAACACGACCCAGGTGGTGCCGTTCGTGCGGATGACGCAGGGGAAGCTCGAGGGGTTGACCGAGATACTCGAAGCCGATTCCAGCGTCGAGGAGGTCGAACTGTTCGGCGAGACGGACGACGAGTGCTTCTACCGACTGGTGTGGAACGACACCGCCCAGGTCATCGGGTACATGGTCAACGGCCACGGCGCGACCGTCCAGGAGGCCACCGCGACCGACGGCGAGTGGCACCTCCGCGTGCTCTTTCCCGAGCGGAACGGTCTCTCGGCCACGAACGAGTACGCCGAAGAAAGCGAGTTCACGCTCGACGTGAAGCGTATCTATGGAGTTGACGGGTTCGAGAAGGCACAGTACGATCTCACGGAGGCACAACACGACGCGCTCACCGCGGCTGTCGAGCAGGGCTACTACGAGATCCCGCGTGAAGTGAACGCCAAGGAACTCGCCGCCGAGTTCGGCGTCTCCCACCAGGCGCTCTCCGAGCGATTCCGTCGGGCGACGAAGAGCCTCGTCACGAGTACGCTGCTCGTCGATGAGGACGAAGGAAACTGA
- a CDS encoding asparagine synthase-related protein, protein MTGFVGGTVVGSTLDSLVDELHHEPWYERERFEEGTTGLGFLHHGAKDPAGHTTWQGDGRAGIVHGAISNVDRLGVCPDEVFERVLDDTSFLAELDGPFVIACLDAHAGRLVVATDKLGTRPCYYAHDDGVVLGSSLAALLPAIDAPAVDEHAVSDMLLLGNVWGERTLVEGVSALGPATVLEYDDAGVDLARYWKPDYDSAPRRGYVAELVRQYRQAMADVSTTVDGELGLWLSGGLDSRSMAAELRQHAGRTFDSLTTYTYDANPKGGGNPEIAARVASVLDVDNTEVELDPDTFLDIIEESVDLVDGMLRWSSLLNLSTVFSLPNDGTNVLMEASGQGELIGQHPRQYHFTHTDSVVEGLMMSEAMVDASAVDALLTANVDPKRSLRESGRRSAERTTEKRLLDVNYTNYYSRMAFASNEIMRSQVGTRVPFAHGDFLEHTARLPIEYRMGTFPLTKGAIPYGMTRPKHALARSHVGELSRIPYERTGLGPVWPYPAQLAGFVCKTGVSRLRSNIAYGGGKTPDEWYRQHPAFRAYIDELLDDACQRSLFRAEAIRRLQRQHHQREANHVTTLVAAITTVELWLQRNLDPQRKPQQPA, encoded by the coding sequence ATGACCGGTTTCGTCGGCGGGACTGTTGTCGGCTCCACCCTCGATTCGTTGGTCGACGAACTCCACCACGAGCCGTGGTACGAGCGCGAGCGCTTCGAGGAGGGAACCACGGGTCTCGGATTTCTCCATCACGGCGCGAAAGATCCGGCGGGCCATACAACGTGGCAAGGCGACGGCCGTGCCGGCATCGTCCACGGCGCGATCTCGAACGTCGACCGACTGGGAGTGTGCCCGGACGAGGTGTTCGAACGCGTTCTCGATGACACGTCGTTTCTCGCGGAACTCGACGGTCCGTTCGTCATCGCGTGTCTCGATGCACACGCCGGGAGACTCGTCGTCGCGACCGACAAGCTCGGAACGCGACCGTGCTACTACGCACACGACGATGGGGTGGTTCTCGGCTCCTCTCTCGCTGCCCTGCTCCCGGCGATCGATGCGCCAGCCGTCGACGAACATGCAGTAAGTGACATGCTGCTCCTCGGGAACGTCTGGGGAGAACGGACGCTCGTCGAGGGTGTCAGTGCGCTCGGACCGGCGACGGTCTTGGAATACGATGATGCGGGCGTGGACCTCGCTCGGTACTGGAAACCGGACTACGACTCCGCACCACGCCGCGGGTACGTCGCCGAACTCGTCCGGCAGTATCGCCAGGCGATGGCCGACGTTTCGACGACAGTCGACGGGGAGCTCGGGCTGTGGCTCTCCGGCGGACTCGACAGCCGATCGATGGCCGCCGAGCTGCGCCAGCACGCCGGTCGAACGTTCGATTCGCTGACGACCTACACGTACGATGCGAACCCCAAAGGAGGGGGGAACCCGGAGATCGCAGCCCGGGTGGCATCGGTGCTCGATGTGGACAACACCGAAGTCGAGCTCGATCCGGACACGTTCCTCGACATCATCGAGGAGAGTGTCGACCTCGTCGACGGAATGTTGCGATGGTCGTCGCTGCTGAACCTCTCGACGGTGTTTTCGCTCCCGAACGACGGGACGAACGTCCTCATGGAAGCCTCCGGTCAGGGCGAACTGATCGGCCAGCACCCGCGGCAGTACCATTTCACACACACGGATTCCGTCGTGGAGGGACTCATGATGAGCGAAGCGATGGTGGATGCATCGGCGGTCGACGCGCTGCTGACGGCGAACGTCGATCCGAAGCGCTCGCTCCGGGAATCGGGGCGGCGAAGCGCGGAACGAACCACCGAGAAGCGCCTCCTCGACGTGAACTACACCAACTACTACTCGCGAATGGCGTTCGCGAGCAACGAGATCATGCGCAGCCAGGTGGGAACACGGGTCCCGTTCGCACACGGGGATTTCCTCGAGCACACGGCTCGGTTGCCGATCGAGTACCGAATGGGGACGTTCCCGCTCACGAAGGGCGCGATCCCGTACGGGATGACCCGACCGAAGCACGCGCTCGCCAGATCTCACGTCGGGGAGCTGAGTCGGATCCCGTACGAACGGACGGGCTTGGGACCGGTGTGGCCGTACCCGGCACAGCTGGCTGGCTTCGTCTGCAAAACCGGCGTCTCCCGCCTCCGCTCGAACATCGCCTACGGTGGCGGGAAGACTCCGGACGAGTGGTACCGACAGCACCCCGCGTTTCGGGCGTACATCGACGAACTGCTCGACGACGCCTGTCAGCGATCGCTGTTTCGCGCGGAGGCGATCAGACGTCTTCAGCGCCAGCATCACCAGCGGGAGGCCAACCACGTGACAACGCTCGTTGCTGCGATCACGACGGTCGAACTCTGGTTGCAGCGCAACCTCGATCCACAGCGGAAACCGCAGCAGCCGGCTTGA
- the otsB gene encoding trehalose-phosphatase: MAGEPTGGNRGTASEDGTDRPPALFDGTDEPLATIADRLAAADGLYFCTDFDGTLSAIEADPDAPEIAPDNREALRTLRDHDRVRVAVISGRELADLRPRVGVEGIAYAGNHGLEVFRDGEITVHPVAKKRQRDLEHIVDDLDDRLSDTDCFVEDKSVSATIHYRAAPDRREAVHEAVAEAVERIAPDGFERSIGKEIVELTPAVAWDKGAALSLLTADFEEWLSVYVGDDTTDEAAFRALGERGVGIHVGAGEDTAADYRIDDPPAVERLLDWFRTEGLAALDRSSP; the protein is encoded by the coding sequence ATGGCGGGTGAGCCGACCGGCGGTAACAGGGGGACAGCCAGTGAGGACGGCACCGACCGACCGCCGGCGCTGTTCGACGGCACCGACGAGCCGCTCGCGACGATCGCTGACCGGCTCGCCGCCGCCGACGGACTCTACTTCTGTACGGACTTCGACGGCACGCTCTCGGCCATCGAAGCGGACCCCGACGCACCCGAGATCGCGCCCGACAACCGCGAAGCGCTCCGGACGCTCCGCGATCACGATCGGGTCCGGGTAGCGGTCATCAGCGGCCGGGAGCTCGCCGACCTCCGGCCGCGCGTGGGGGTCGAGGGAATCGCGTACGCCGGCAACCACGGGCTCGAAGTCTTCCGGGACGGCGAAATCACTGTGCATCCGGTGGCGAAGAAACGACAGCGCGATCTCGAACACATCGTCGACGATCTCGACGATCGGCTCTCGGACACCGACTGTTTCGTCGAGGACAAGTCGGTGAGCGCGACGATCCACTACCGTGCGGCCCCCGATCGACGGGAGGCGGTCCACGAAGCGGTCGCGGAGGCCGTCGAGCGGATCGCGCCCGATGGGTTCGAGCGCTCGATCGGCAAGGAGATCGTCGAACTCACGCCGGCGGTCGCGTGGGACAAGGGTGCGGCGCTCTCGCTGTTGACCGCCGATTTCGAGGAGTGGCTCTCGGTGTACGTCGGTGACGACACCACCGACGAGGCGGCCTTTCGCGCGCTCGGCGAACGGGGTGTCGGGATCCACGTCGGTGCGGGCGAGGACACCGCGGCGGACTACCGGATCGACGACCCACCGGCGGTCGAGCGGCTGCTCGACTGGTTCCGTACCGAGGGACTCGCCGCACTCGACCGATCGTCCCCCTAG